The proteins below are encoded in one region of Thermogemmatispora onikobensis:
- a CDS encoding beta-galactosidase has protein sequence MVSLIRSDRVLVFADPAYPRACSQALLRELLPGPFEICDAAQLAQALESAPRLLVSFHGPYFPKAAWNALLRFLERGGNLAIFGGVPFARPVTAAGEVEPEQDVYARQLCLGPFFPVDLAASGVQAHTLRLVAAAEARFLQNYALPLPAERPGRFWACYPRLTQTSDYPEEIGSAGPFDTLLLPLLFAVAETPAGEERLATPAFVLDQLGGRFQGGRWLLSLWEPDTAEDWLALAEPVRRLLALALEDPLCFAVRPVLACYRPEEAPALVVTLPERLTLELRITVTHADTGEVLRRWEFEAPASPVHSERYLQLAPAPRAGLYRVRTEYRPKGGQWLGQETGFWIWDEALVEATRGKRLVAGRDYFYQGQRLFLVCGTTYMDSRVQRKYWRLPNPARWEREMAEMKAAGINLLRTGLWTAWREVMPVAGVPTESFLRALDAFVLTACRHELQVIFTFFAFFPPLFDGLNPWLDPRSLEAQERFLSLLARRYARVELLSWDLINEPSFGDPARAFAQRPLPNYDRYEQQAFVQWLKERYTLEQLQLRWRETPAELPSWEQLRLPRESDYSTSVRDTAARAMLKVADYTRFSQEAFVAWARRMYRAIRAAGSQTVIGVGQDEAGARIAPQFYASAVDYTTTHPWWNVDDLLWDMLLDKTPERPNLIQETGVMLVRDLDGRPWRTEQASAWLLERKLIMGLMANGAGLIQWLWHTNAYMTSENENSIGLVRADGSAKPELLAMREFCRLVQALEGQLQEAPEPPAVWLVIPYSQWFARPDLGALPTRQAVRALAYELGVIPQLIGEPRLSELATMPYRPQVIIVPSLQLCEPTAWFALLEYVQRGGTALVSGVIGHDLHHLLFDARLDAGDALPEPEPVASYEELLLEDGNRYQLSFTQEKTGYVHKAHNELRELRLGAGRLLWAGVPLELASELEPLARLYRRVLGKTPLEPRPEGWRRPWLLVRRPLKEGMLVLVASEAGSEQRLSLEEEGLTLAVAPQRAGAVLWRPGEPPRLFGGLRLVEAAAREVPRG, from the coding sequence AATTGCTGCCCGGCCCTTTTGAGATCTGCGATGCGGCTCAGCTAGCCCAGGCTCTGGAGAGCGCGCCGCGTCTCCTGGTCTCATTTCACGGTCCCTATTTCCCGAAAGCGGCCTGGAATGCTCTGCTGCGCTTTCTGGAGCGCGGGGGCAACCTGGCTATCTTCGGAGGTGTGCCCTTTGCCCGGCCTGTGACCGCTGCTGGTGAGGTAGAGCCGGAACAGGATGTCTATGCGCGCCAGCTCTGCCTCGGGCCGTTCTTCCCGGTCGACCTGGCGGCGAGCGGGGTCCAGGCGCACACGTTGCGCCTGGTGGCTGCCGCGGAGGCGCGCTTTCTGCAGAATTATGCCCTGCCATTGCCTGCCGAGCGCCCAGGACGCTTCTGGGCCTGTTATCCACGCCTGACGCAGACGTCCGACTATCCAGAAGAGATCGGCTCGGCGGGACCGTTCGACACACTGCTGCTGCCTCTGCTCTTCGCCGTCGCGGAGACGCCCGCTGGCGAGGAGCGGCTGGCGACGCCGGCCTTTGTGCTCGACCAGCTTGGGGGACGCTTTCAGGGTGGGCGCTGGCTGCTCTCGCTTTGGGAGCCTGACACTGCAGAGGATTGGCTGGCTCTGGCTGAGCCTGTGCGGCGTCTGCTGGCCCTGGCCCTGGAAGACCCTCTCTGCTTCGCCGTGCGTCCCGTCTTGGCCTGCTATCGGCCCGAAGAGGCGCCAGCACTGGTGGTGACGCTCCCTGAGCGGCTGACGCTGGAGCTGCGCATCACGGTGACGCATGCGGATACTGGTGAGGTACTGCGGCGCTGGGAGTTCGAGGCTCCAGCCTCGCCGGTGCATTCCGAGCGCTATCTGCAGCTGGCGCCAGCGCCCAGGGCTGGCCTTTATCGTGTGCGTACCGAGTATCGGCCCAAGGGCGGCCAGTGGCTGGGCCAGGAGACGGGCTTTTGGATCTGGGATGAGGCGCTGGTGGAGGCGACACGCGGAAAACGCCTGGTGGCCGGACGCGACTATTTTTATCAGGGCCAGCGGCTCTTTCTGGTCTGTGGCACAACCTATATGGACAGCCGCGTGCAGCGCAAGTACTGGCGCCTGCCCAATCCAGCCCGTTGGGAGCGCGAGATGGCCGAGATGAAGGCCGCCGGCATCAATCTACTGCGCACTGGCCTCTGGACAGCCTGGCGCGAGGTAATGCCGGTGGCCGGGGTGCCGACGGAGTCTTTTCTGCGCGCGCTCGATGCCTTTGTGCTGACGGCCTGCCGTCACGAGCTGCAGGTGATCTTTACCTTCTTTGCCTTCTTCCCCCCTCTCTTCGATGGCCTGAACCCCTGGCTTGATCCGCGCTCGCTGGAGGCGCAGGAGCGCTTTCTCTCGCTGCTGGCCCGCCGCTATGCGCGCGTGGAGTTGCTGTCGTGGGACCTGATCAATGAGCCGAGCTTTGGTGATCCAGCTCGCGCCTTCGCTCAGCGTCCGTTGCCTAACTATGACCGCTACGAGCAGCAGGCTTTTGTGCAGTGGCTTAAGGAGCGCTACACGCTGGAACAGCTGCAGCTGCGCTGGCGCGAGACACCGGCAGAGCTACCTTCCTGGGAGCAGCTGCGCCTGCCGCGCGAGTCCGACTATTCAACGTCGGTGCGCGATACGGCGGCGCGTGCCATGCTGAAGGTGGCCGACTATACGCGCTTTTCGCAGGAGGCGTTTGTGGCCTGGGCGCGGCGCATGTATCGAGCCATTCGGGCCGCTGGCAGCCAGACCGTGATTGGCGTTGGCCAGGATGAGGCGGGAGCACGCATTGCGCCGCAGTTCTATGCCAGCGCTGTCGATTATACGACGACGCACCCCTGGTGGAATGTCGATGACCTGCTCTGGGATATGCTGCTCGACAAGACGCCGGAGCGCCCCAATCTGATCCAGGAGACGGGTGTGATGCTGGTGCGCGACCTCGATGGCCGCCCCTGGCGAACGGAGCAGGCCAGTGCCTGGCTGCTGGAGCGCAAGCTGATCATGGGCCTGATGGCTAATGGGGCCGGCCTGATCCAGTGGCTCTGGCATACCAATGCCTACATGACCAGCGAGAATGAGAATAGCATTGGCCTGGTGCGCGCCGATGGCAGCGCCAAGCCGGAGCTGCTGGCCATGCGCGAGTTCTGTCGCCTGGTCCAGGCGCTGGAGGGCCAGCTGCAGGAGGCGCCGGAGCCGCCGGCGGTCTGGCTGGTGATCCCCTATAGCCAGTGGTTTGCACGCCCGGACCTGGGAGCCTTGCCGACGCGCCAGGCGGTGCGTGCATTGGCCTATGAGCTGGGCGTGATCCCGCAGCTTATTGGTGAGCCGCGCCTCTCGGAGCTGGCAACCATGCCCTATCGGCCCCAGGTGATCATCGTGCCCTCCCTGCAGCTCTGCGAACCGACGGCCTGGTTCGCTCTGCTCGAATATGTCCAGCGCGGCGGGACGGCCCTGGTGAGCGGCGTCATCGGTCACGATCTGCATCATTTGCTTTTTGATGCGCGCCTGGACGCTGGCGATGCTCTCCCGGAGCCAGAGCCGGTGGCTTCCTATGAGGAGCTGCTGCTTGAGGATGGGAACCGCTATCAGCTGAGCTTTACGCAGGAGAAGACGGGCTATGTGCACAAGGCTCACAATGAGCTGCGGGAGCTGCGGCTCGGTGCCGGACGCTTACTATGGGCTGGGGTGCCACTGGAGCTGGCCAGTGAACTGGAGCCGTTGGCGCGTCTCTATCGGCGTGTGCTGGGGAAAACGCCGTTGGAGCCGCGGCCCGAGGGATGGCGCCGGCCCTGGCTGCTAGTGCGTCGTCCCCTGAAGGAGGGGATGCTCGTGCTGGTGGCCTCCGAAGCTGGCAGTGAGCAGCGTCTCTCACTAGAGGAAGAGGGCCTGACGCTGGCAGTGGCTCCGCAGCGCGCGGGGGCTGTGCT